The sequence NNNNNNNNNNNNNNNNNNNNNNNNNNNNNNNNNNNNNNtttttttttttttttttggttgatgattcttttcctttgcaccTCAAGCTGTAACTTCACTGACTTGtatttttcctcaagaaaaaaagacagaagaaatgaacCTGCCTCTGTCAAATACTTTCTTTGTTATCTTTATCTTCTACTGGATTTGGTGCGCCCAACATTCCTCCATTCCTATGGTGTTCCAtctccacagctgtgactttgCCCTTGAGGTTTAAAGCTGTGTCTGCTTATCTTGGCTGTTTGTACACAGTGGTTGGGCATGTGACCAACTCAGCTGCCTTGGGGAGTTGCATATTCCTGAGaaatatttggattttgttttctgagccaGAATAGAAAGTGGCCCCTCTCTCAAAATTTTATCCTAGGAACAGTGGTGAGGTCTTCAGACCACACTTGTAAAGATCCTTCTGGCTATAAGACATCTAGCTTTTGCTATGCTGTCCTAATGTCACCACTGTACCACAGAGATGATCGGTTTAGTGCTCGCTAGAGGTAATGCTAGAGCAAGGCTCTTATTCAAGGCTAATACAGAAGCTTATCAGGAAAGATTATGCAGCCACCATTCTTAGGATTTCTGGAGTTCTAATTAGCAACGTGCCAAGTATGACTGTCTCCACATTTAACACCTGgatgctgcagctttttttcctctgtctaaCTGTTTGAACAGTACGTTTGAGTGTATATGTAAGCCCTCTGTTTTGTACACATGCGTATGAGGGACTTTGACCTAGTGTTTTTACTCCCATTCTGTCTCAGTGAGCTATATTAAAGACATtagtttagattttttttatatttgtaacTTTCACTAGAATCTGGAGCTAGCTGTCCTTTGACACAGCAGTTgctatttgtttgctttgtatCGTAATGAAAATGTCCTTTATGCCTGTAACTGACCAGCAGAGACATTTTCAAGAGcagccagtttttttttttttttttatgctttttagTTGAAATGAGGCCCTTCAAAAAGAGTCCTTATATCACTGCGTGTTTCTCCTCCTAGCCAGCAATAACTTCTGACACTTTCTAACAAGTGACTGTATTCTATAAGAGTGAAGCCTTTGTGTTTCTGACAGACactaagtcagtattttttGTGGGATACAGTGGTTGTACGGTGTGGTACCCTGCAACAGATCTGTAACAGAATATCATTAAATCTCATGTTTCATAAGGAGAAAACACCTGTGGGAAATGCCTTATCCTCACATGCTTCAGTTTGAGGTAGGATGTGCTCATCTTTTCATATGAACTATGGGCAATCTTTGTCTTTCCCAGAAATGAACGTCAGTATCGGGATCTGTCccactgcctttctctgcttccCATCTCAGAGCGGGGCCTTCACAAGCTGCAGGACAACTTTGATTGCTTTGCAGACAAGCTCCAAGACCCATCTGTCTACAGCTGTTTCCAAGCTGTGCTGGTTCGATTCCGCAGAGCAGTTGGCAAACCTGAGACTAAAGTAAGGATGGTTGGTGGGAAGCATCCAGGTTGGAAAACAAGTGCTTTATAAACACAGTGATTGGAAAGCTTTGCAGTTCTCCATGTTAAACAGGCTACTATTTCACCTCAACAACTTAACGGAGATCCTGATGAAAATCATGGAGCAGGAGATGGCTATGCTATAGATGTAATGCttctctctgttgttttttccttttttttttgttttttttttttttttttttgctgctgtgttacAACTATACCAGGCTTTGGCTGAAGAGCTGGAGCAGAAGCTGTCAGCCTGCCATAACAAAGGGCTGGATTCAGCAGAGATGTGCCAGGAAGGTGATAAAACTCCAATGCCAGAACCAGCCAAGCAAAAACCAACAGCAGGTATCTTCCATTTGTGGGACTGCAGTCTTCCCTTAACCTTGCAGCCCAGCAGAGACACCTAGGGAGTTTTTTTCACCCTTACAGACAGAAGGCTGCtaccttcccttttttcttaGCAGGCTGCTGCCGCCAGCCCCTGAGCACAGCCAACAGGGATGATGATGATTTTGTCACACCCCAGCCACAAGCGCTCCGAAACAATAAACGTGCTCAGAAGTCCCATCGGCGCAAAAAACCTGTTATCACCTTCTCCAGTGATGAAGAGAACAGCTCTGAGAATGGTAAGGCATTAGATGTGTATGttcaaaagtaaaaacagaGGTGGAGAAGGACTGGAGATTTAGTTTATCAAGGGTGAGAGCTTGATGGAGAAACTTTGTCAGGGATTTTGGACTGCCAGATGAGTTAAAATCATAAATTTCTTCCTATCTTTCTCctaaaatgcatgaaaaaacaTACTCTTCTGGTCTTATTATGCTTGGTCTAGTGGATGGCAACCCTGCCAATGGCAAAGGGTTGGAACTGTATGATCGTTAaggttcctttcaacccaagacattctgtaattcttctgGAAGGGAGAGAGTGCACACGGGGATCAAGAGTTGCATGCAGATTTCTCTGTTCAAGGCAGTGGAGTGCTGGTTGTTGACACACTTTACTCTTCTAGAGCTACTGGCAGAATTAAGAGAGGAAGATACCCCCACCAAAACAACTCCCATCACCAGGTCTTCAACCCGACGGCTGCGCTGAAGGAACCATCTGCcactgtctttaaaaataaagcttgaTTTTTTTGCAGCAGTCATCTTCTCATCTGAATTACCACATAATTTCATAGTGCtttaaatgaagacaaaatagAAAGTCATGCAACAGGCTGAAAAGATTTCAAACCTGTCTGATATCTCACGATGAAAGGCAGTGATTAACgtggctgctgctttgcctgTTTGCCCTGACTTTGCAGATGGAAAACATGCTGCCCtgatttaaacaaacaaacaaaaaagtctgttctctagggaaaaaaaaaatagccaatGTAATCACTGAGTATGCTTATTCCTTCCTCATTTTGTACCAGGGTATAAGTACACCACTCAGCTTCTCTTGACACAGGCCCAATAATTTTGCCTTTTATGTTTGATTGTTCTGGGGGTTCTTGCTCTGCAGAGACCAGCAGGACTTTGAGGAGAAGTTACCTGCACCTTTTCTTGAACAGATCTCAAAGAAAAGGTGAGGAATAGCAGAAGGCAGAAGCTAATATAGACCATGCAACCTgagtaggaaagaaaatacaaatcaatttttttctaagtgcAGAATTACTTTTGTCAGAGTTACACAAGATACTTTGGCACTTGTTATGCAGGTTACATTGCTCATCTCGCTGCACTTAAGCAACACCAGTGCTCAGGTCAGGCCTAGCACTTAGACAAGCCATGTGAACATGAAGTGCCTTAAGTGTGAATGTTAATAATACAAATAGCCTTTAACCTCCTGTCTTGCAGGCAAATTGGCATTTGTCCCAGAGCTATAGCACAGAATTATTTCCTCTTACCTGGCGGTTGcctagaaaacaaacatttctcagGCCAGTGACTTACTGGATAGGAACCAGAAGGGTCC is a genomic window of Meleagris gallopavo isolate NT-WF06-2002-E0010 breed Aviagen turkey brand Nicholas breeding stock chromosome 1, Turkey_5.1, whole genome shotgun sequence containing:
- the LOC104913028 gene encoding condensin complex subunit 1-like; this translates as MCQEGDKTPMPEPAKQKPTAGCCRQPLSTANRDDDDFVTPQPQALRNNKRAQKSHRRKKPVITFSSDEENSSENELLAELREEDTPTKTTPITRSSTRRLR